The Globicephala melas chromosome X, mGloMel1.2, whole genome shotgun sequence genome window below encodes:
- the LOC115846183 gene encoding small ribosomal subunit protein uS12-like — MGKCCGLRTARKLRSHRRDQKWHDKQYKKAHLGTALKANPFGGASHAKGIVLEKVGVETKELNSAIRKCVSIQLIKNGKKITAFVPNDGCLNFIEENDEVLVAGFARKGHAVGDIPGVCFKVVKVANVSLLALYKGKKERPRS, encoded by the coding sequence ATGGGCAAGTGTTGCGGTCTTCGTACTGCCAGGAAGCTCCGTAGCCACCGACGAGACCAGAAGTGGCATGATAAACAGTACAAGAAAGCCCATTTGGGCACAGCCCTGAAGGCCAACCCTTTTGGAGGTGCTTCTCATGCCAAGGGAATTGTGCTTGAAAAAGTAGGGGTTGAAACCAAAGAGCTAAATTCTGCCATCAGGAAGTGTGTCAGCATTCAACTAATCAAGAATGGCAAAAAAATCACCGCCTTTGTACCCAATGAtggttgtttgaattttattgagGAAAATGATGAAGTTCTGGTTGCTGGATTTGCTCGCAAAGGTCATGCTGTTGGTGACATTCCTGGAGTCTGCTTTAAGGTTGTCAAAGTAGCCAATGTCTCTCTTTTGGCCTTATataaaggcaagaaggaaagaccAAGATCATAA